A genomic window from Sulfurimonas hongkongensis includes:
- a CDS encoding NAD(P)/FAD-dependent oxidoreductase, which translates to MKKKILIVGGGTAGTMTANNLAKKLMPEIDRDELEITLISNSKYHYYKPGAMYVAFGKSEGYEFVRDQRALLMSEINFEVEEATEISTNGNFVKTKKGKKFDYDFLVLATGCEVAPERIPGLSEAGDWFYTYEGATKLAKKFHDIKKGRVLVTVNFPKTPNIPHQCGIAPVETTMMLHDFLTERGVRDDIEIIYTYPTVAQSVTNGLFMQEPTSNVLPSIFDSLGVKHQSGFTLSKVDAKKKVAISAEGEEIEFDILMSTPPFTATKFIRESGISQALDDEGWLPTDKETLKVKGLDNVYTLGDTVDLPVSKAGGTVHNQTDVVADNIASELRHGYTSESYDGLVIAIAQMGLSCGMPLWYNYDKDVAPTPCSKLGSFVRKGFNKGIYWAAARGMV; encoded by the coding sequence ATGAAGAAAAAGATTCTTATAGTTGGTGGTGGAACCGCTGGAACTATGACTGCGAACAATCTTGCAAAGAAATTGATGCCTGAGATAGATAGAGATGAGTTAGAGATTACGCTAATCTCTAACTCTAAATATCACTACTATAAACCAGGTGCAATGTATGTTGCTTTTGGAAAATCAGAAGGATATGAGTTTGTAAGAGATCAACGCGCCCTTCTTATGAGTGAGATAAACTTTGAAGTAGAAGAAGCTACAGAGATAAGCACAAACGGCAACTTTGTTAAAACAAAAAAGGGTAAAAAGTTTGATTATGACTTTTTAGTCTTAGCTACTGGATGTGAGGTGGCGCCAGAGAGAATTCCAGGGCTTAGTGAGGCTGGAGACTGGTTTTATACTTACGAAGGCGCTACAAAGTTAGCAAAAAAGTTTCACGATATCAAAAAGGGAAGAGTCCTTGTTACTGTAAACTTTCCAAAAACTCCAAATATTCCACATCAGTGTGGTATTGCACCAGTTGAGACAACTATGATGTTGCATGATTTCTTAACAGAGAGAGGTGTGCGAGATGATATAGAGATAATCTATACCTATCCAACCGTGGCACAATCCGTAACTAACGGGCTTTTCATGCAAGAGCCTACTTCAAATGTACTGCCTTCTATTTTTGATAGTTTGGGTGTTAAGCATCAATCTGGTTTTACACTAAGTAAGGTAGATGCTAAAAAGAAAGTAGCCATCTCAGCTGAGGGCGAAGAGATAGAGTTTGACATACTAATGTCAACACCGCCTTTTACAGCTACAAAGTTTATAAGAGAGTCAGGAATCTCTCAAGCTTTAGATGATGAGGGTTGGCTTCCAACAGACAAAGAGACTCTAAAAGTAAAAGGCTTAGACAATGTATATACTCTAGGTGATACGGTGGATTTACCAGTCTCAAAAGCTGGTGGAACTGTACATAACCAAACAGATGTTGTAGCAGATAACATCGCATCTGAGCTTAGACATGGATATACGAGTGAGAGTTATGATGGCTTAGTAATTGCCATAGCTCAAATGGGACTCTCTTGTGGAATGCCACTTTGGTATAACTATGATAAAGATGTAGCCCCAACACCTTGTAGCAAACTAGGTAGCTTTGTAAGAAAAGGTTTTAACAAAGGCATCTACTGGGCAGCAGCTCGTGGAATGGTATAG
- a CDS encoding DUF1641 domain-containing protein: MSEKVEVLKTKEMQELEAKMTMLIQTGRIDNLIDLMALISDNIEMTTSPMVEKMIHTVDNLASAGFITDNAVRYAKRETAKNEVPSLFGILKLMGDEDTRKGLSFMLNLTKGIGKQL; this comes from the coding sequence ATGAGTGAAAAAGTAGAAGTATTAAAAACAAAAGAGATGCAAGAACTAGAAGCAAAAATGACAATGCTGATCCAAACAGGACGCATAGACAATCTTATAGACCTAATGGCGCTTATCTCAGACAACATAGAGATGACAACCTCACCGATGGTTGAGAAGATGATTCATACAGTAGACAACCTTGCATCTGCTGGGTTTATAACAGACAATGCAGTTCGCTATGCAAAAAGAGAGACAGCAAAAAATGAAGTACCATCACTCTTTGGCATCTTAAAGCTGATGGGGGATGAAGATACAAGAAAAGGCTTAAGTTTCATGCTAAACCTAACAAAAGGTATAGGTAAACAACTCTAA
- a CDS encoding response regulator transcription factor has translation MQAIHKRLQALTLLIAEDDESTLKWLSRVLSIYFKEVRVAKDAMQALELFKESPSDVIISDIEMPQVDGLHLLQKISQLSPNTIRVVMTAYNTPEYINIAVESNVDFYLKKPIDIDEFLVAISSSVSKGSILSEEIFLNEDYSYSYKQKLVKKGQESIKLTKKEVLLLELLLKNRKSIVSIEQIEHSVWQESVSADAIRMVVAGIRKKLYQGVIENVKGLGYRIE, from the coding sequence ATGCAAGCCATTCATAAAAGACTGCAAGCACTTACACTTTTAATCGCAGAAGATGATGAGAGCACCCTAAAGTGGCTTAGTCGCGTTTTGTCCATCTACTTCAAAGAGGTCAGAGTTGCAAAAGATGCTATGCAAGCCTTAGAACTTTTTAAAGAGAGTCCATCAGACGTTATCATCTCAGATATAGAGATGCCACAAGTTGATGGCTTGCATCTACTACAAAAGATATCACAACTCTCACCAAACACCATAAGAGTGGTTATGACAGCTTATAATACGCCAGAGTATATAAACATAGCAGTAGAGTCTAATGTTGATTTTTATCTTAAAAAGCCCATAGATATAGATGAGTTTCTAGTCGCAATATCTTCAAGTGTATCTAAAGGTAGCATACTAAGTGAGGAGATTTTTTTAAATGAAGATTACTCTTATAGCTATAAACAAAAGTTAGTAAAAAAAGGGCAAGAGAGTATAAAGCTCACAAAAAAAGAGGTACTTCTTCTTGAGTTGTTGTTAAAAAATAGAAAATCTATAGTGAGTATAGAGCAGATTGAACATAGTGTTTGGCAAGAGAGTGTTAGTGCAGATGCCATTAGGATGGTAGTAGCTGGTATTAGGAAAAAACTCTATCAAGGTGTTATAGAAAATGTAAAAGGGCTTGGATACAGGATAGAGTAA